The DNA sequence CGTTGCCGCTTCCAGCATGCGGCAGTAGGTTACATCTTTTACCCCGTACTGGCCGAAATCGCATTTAACAACCGTATCGAGACCGGCCAGGTAGTTCTGAAGGTGGGCGACAATTTCACCTTTGCCTTTAAGGGCTTCTCTTTCAACGGGCACGCCGTTCCATTCTCCGCCCACTTCATAAAGTATCGGAAAGGCCCTCTGGTGGCACCCGCCGCGGTCGGCCGTAGCAAGGGCAAGCCCCATACCGGGTACGCTTCGCGGTCCCCAGGCCGGGCTTTCAAGACCCTTGACGTGGACAGCAAAGGCATCTGCATTTCCGCCCAGTTCGCTTGCCGCTTCTTTTACCCCTTTGGCCAGGATATTACCGATCCCGTCCCTAAAAACGATCTTTTCCAGCAGGTAGTCGGCAGATTCGGTGTCGCCAAATTTAAGTTCCCTGCCTCCCGTATCTTTAGCGGTGATCAGCCCTTTCTGATATGCTTCAATGGCAAATCCGGCTACTCCGCCGGCTGACATGCCGTCCAATCCCAAGGCGTCACACTTTTTAACCAGGTAGGCTACATCGCGTGTATTGCTTATCCCCAGGTTGCTGCCGATCATTGAAGCCGTTTCGTATTCCACAACATCGGAAACCATGCCCTTGTGGCGTCCCCGCCTGATCAAACCCACCTTTCCACAGGCGATGGGACATCCGGCGCAGGCTACGTTACGGAGCCAGAAGCTTTTACGCTGGGCCCCGGCATTCAGGCCGGAAGCACCTTCAAAGGTTCCGTCGTAGTAGTTGTGGGTTGGCAGTAGCTGTTCGTCATTGGCAAAATCGATGGAAGCCGCTGTACCGTCAGCCGTAAAGGAAGCGATGGTTTCGTCGGCTGCCAGTTCTGAGTAAGCCTGGTCAACGGCGGAGCTGAATTTTTCAGGATCAGCCGGGGTAATTACTTTGCTTCCCCGCAGAACCAGAGCTTTCAAATTTTTTGAACCCATCACCGCACCGGTGCCTGCTCTACCGGCATGGCGGTTATATTCGCAGTTAATCAGGGCAAAGGATACCAGGTTTTCTCCAGCCGGACCGATACAGGCTGTTTTGACTGTTTCATCGCCCAGCTCTTCGCGGATTACCTCGACAGCAGCGAAAGTATCCAGACCCCAGATCCCTTCTGCAGAGCGGATTTCAACTTTACCGTCATCGATCCAGATATAGCTTGGTACGGCGGCGGCTCCGGTAATGATTATCCCGTCGTAACCGCAGTAGCGGATCTCCTGGGCGAAGTGCCCGCCGAAGTAGGAATCGGCAAAGGTTTGGGTTAAAGGGGATTTTGTAACTACACAGCCGCGCATGGCCGGAGCGAGGGTGCCGGTCAGCGGACCGGGCATGAACATCAGGATATTTTCCGGTGACAGCGGGTCGGTTTCCGCAGGCAGCAGATCGAAAAGAATTTTCGCTCCAAAACCCTTACCCCCGACGAAATCTTTAACCAGGCGGGGATGGGGTGTAATTTCAGTAATTTTTCCGCTGCTGAGATCGATATAGAGCAGTTTATTCATATAGGCGTTCATCGCGTGATCACCTCCCGCTTTTCGACCAGTTTCAGAGCTTTCGGTACACAGTATTTTACGCAAAGCGGTTCCGGTTCATCCTGGCATAAGTCGCATTTGTCAGCCTTGCCAGCGTTATCCAGCTGGATCATATTATCGGGGCAGGCAGTGACGCAGTCGCCGCAACCGGTGCAGGTTTCTTTGTTGATCAGGACAACACCTGTATCTTCCGACCTGCTGATTGCAGCAACCGGGCAGGAATGCAGGCAGAAGGGGTTTTCGCACTGGGTGCAGACCAGGGGGCGGTTAACCAGGTTTTCATTCTCGCTGAAAATTTTGAGACGGGCCAGGCGGGGACTGTAACCGCCGGCAGCCCGGTTGGAACAGGCCAACAGGCAGGAGCCACAGCCGGTGCATAAATCGAACTCGCCTCTCAAGTAAAGCATGGGCATTCCTCATTTCTTCGTAACTTATAGTTCGTCCACATCTTTGTACCACTTTACTTTATCGCCGACCTTACTGCGCATGCGCCAGGCAAGCGGTTTCGGCTCGCTATCGACGTAACGGCTAATTTCAGCCAGACGTTCTTCGATCAGTTTCTTCTCATTGTTATCAAAGAGATCTGTTTTGTTGTTCATCATCATCAGCTTTTCCACGTTGCCGGTTACGGTGCGCCAGAAACCCCACTCACCGGCCAGCACCCTTGCGATCACCGGGGCATTGATTGTTTCCTCATCGCTTTCCCCAACCGGGTGTTCTGCCAGGAGCATCATGGTATCGACGATATCTTTTTCGTTGATCTGAACAATCTGCATCTTCTCCAGGAATAGCTCGGCCAGGGGGATGGTCAGATCGTCAACATCCAGCCTGTCGCGCAACGGCAAAACGTGGCAGAAATCGAGCTTATCAAAGAAGATATCGGAGTGCATCCCTGTTTCAGGGTTATCGAACACCAGGCGGTCGGAGCCGTATAAAGTGGTGATCATTTCATCGTCACGGTAACCGAGTTCAGCGTAAGCTTCAATAATTGCCTG is a window from the Bacillota bacterium genome containing:
- a CDS encoding 4Fe-4S dicluster domain-containing protein, with the translated sequence MLYLRGEFDLCTGCGSCLLACSNRAAGGYSPRLARLKIFSENENLVNRPLVCTQCENPFCLHSCPVAAISRSEDTGVVLINKETCTGCGDCVTACPDNMIQLDNAGKADKCDLCQDEPEPLCVKYCVPKALKLVEKREVITR
- a CDS encoding aldehyde ferredoxin oxidoreductase family protein; the protein is MNAYMNKLLYIDLSSGKITEITPHPRLVKDFVGGKGFGAKILFDLLPAETDPLSPENILMFMPGPLTGTLAPAMRGCVVTKSPLTQTFADSYFGGHFAQEIRYCGYDGIIITGAAAVPSYIWIDDGKVEIRSAEGIWGLDTFAAVEVIREELGDETVKTACIGPAGENLVSFALINCEYNRHAGRAGTGAVMGSKNLKALVLRGSKVITPADPEKFSSAVDQAYSELAADETIASFTADGTAASIDFANDEQLLPTHNYYDGTFEGASGLNAGAQRKSFWLRNVACAGCPIACGKVGLIRRGRHKGMVSDVVEYETASMIGSNLGISNTRDVAYLVKKCDALGLDGMSAGGVAGFAIEAYQKGLITAKDTGGRELKFGDTESADYLLEKIVFRDGIGNILAKGVKEAASELGGNADAFAVHVKGLESPAWGPRSVPGMGLALATADRGGCHQRAFPILYEVGGEWNGVPVEREALKGKGEIVAHLQNYLAGLDTVVKCDFGQYGVKDVTYCRMLEAATGEKYDVPKLIQLGERVWNQIRLFNLREGFTRADDTLPKRFTEEPLPEGPYASQRIPLKDLDVLLDEYYAVRGWDAEGKPTADKLTSLGLDQMPVLIKKP